One stretch of Streptococcus australis DNA includes these proteins:
- a CDS encoding gamma-glutamylcysteine synthetase: MSRSVDLLKKRYLENIKEKPDLFVGIELEYPIVNLEGKATDSEVVKDLFRYLPSVLDFSIEKVDDFGNPIQLLDPVSQDTILFEVSYTTIEFAFGRAKSIQEVEERFRDYMDLIQKKLGEVNHAIVGSGIHPYWEKNENQPVAYARYQMLMNYLKLSRTVLGSDLHDYPQYGAFICGSQVQLDVSKSNYLRVINAFTQIEAAKAYLFANSEFSGEDWDTKISRDIFWEESMHGIYPENVGVNARLFKDDNDFFDYLDHSAIFTAERDGETYYFYPIRAKDYLGTPEIHAFALDGKEILLYPQEKDFQTHRSYQYQDLTTRGTIEFRSVCTQPLNRTFSATAFHLGLLLNLDKLEAYLQSAPFFTTFGRDYKSLRRQFSKKRLTDEEETAIVEFSKVLLLLAEEGLDKRGKQEMTYLQSLKEELGL; the protein is encoded by the coding sequence ATGTCTCGTTCTGTTGACTTGCTTAAGAAGCGCTACTTAGAAAATATAAAAGAGAAGCCTGATTTATTTGTGGGAATTGAGTTAGAATATCCTATTGTAAATTTAGAGGGTAAAGCTACAGATAGTGAAGTTGTAAAGGATCTCTTTCGGTATTTACCATCCGTTCTGGATTTTAGTATCGAAAAAGTAGATGACTTTGGGAATCCAATTCAGTTGCTAGATCCTGTAAGTCAGGATACTATCTTGTTTGAAGTCTCCTATACAACTATCGAGTTTGCCTTTGGTAGGGCTAAATCCATCCAAGAGGTTGAAGAGCGTTTTAGAGACTACATGGATTTGATTCAGAAAAAACTTGGGGAAGTAAATCATGCCATAGTTGGCTCTGGAATCCATCCATACTGGGAGAAGAATGAGAATCAACCGGTTGCTTATGCACGCTATCAAATGTTAATGAACTATTTGAAGTTGAGTAGAACTGTTCTAGGGTCAGATTTACATGATTACCCGCAATACGGTGCTTTTATCTGTGGAAGCCAAGTTCAATTAGATGTTTCAAAGTCTAACTATTTGCGTGTTATCAACGCATTTACTCAGATCGAAGCTGCAAAAGCTTATTTGTTTGCCAATTCTGAGTTTTCAGGAGAAGATTGGGATACTAAGATTTCAAGGGATATTTTTTGGGAAGAGTCCATGCACGGGATTTATCCTGAAAATGTAGGTGTCAATGCCAGACTCTTCAAAGACGATAATGATTTTTTTGATTATCTAGATCATTCTGCAATCTTTACTGCGGAACGTGATGGCGAAACCTATTATTTTTATCCAATTCGAGCAAAAGATTACTTAGGAACTCCAGAAATTCACGCCTTCGCCCTTGATGGAAAAGAGATTCTTCTTTATCCTCAGGAAAAGGACTTTCAGACACACCGTAGTTACCAGTACCAAGATTTGACAACTCGAGGTACTATTGAGTTTCGTAGTGTCTGTACGCAACCCTTGAATCGTACCTTTTCTGCGACGGCTTTTCATTTGGGTTTGTTGCTCAATTTAGACAAGTTAGAAGCTTACTTGCAATCTGCACCATTTTTTACCACATTTGGTCGTGATTATAAGTCATTGAGGCGACAATTTTCTAAGAAAAGGCTCACAGATGAGGAAGAAACTGCAATTGTCGAGTTTTCAAAAGTCTTACTCCTTCTAGCTGAGGAAGGTTTGGATAAGAGAGGTAAGCAAGAAATGACCTATTTACAGTCTTTGAAAGAAGAATTGGGCCTATAA
- the thrC gene encoding threonine synthase produces the protein MTLVYQSTRDANNRVTASQAILQGLATDGGLFTPVTYPKVDLDFSTLKDASYQEVAKLVLSAFLDDFTSEELDHCITNAYDSKFDTPAITPLVKLDGQYNLELFHGSTIAFKDMALSILPYFMTTAAKKHGLENKIVILTATSGDTGKAAMAGFADVPGTEIIVFYPKDGVSKVQELQMTTQTGDNTHVIAIDGNFDDAQTNVKHMFNDVELREKLLANKLQFSSANSMNIGRLVPQVVYYVYAYAQLVKTGEIVAGEKVNFTVPTGNFGNILAAFYAKQIGLPVGKLICASNDNNVLTDFFKTRVYDKKREFKVTTSPSMDILVSSNLERLIFHLLGNNAEKTAELMNALNTRGQYELTDFDAEILDLFAAEYATEEETAAEIKRVYESDSYIEDPHTAVASAVYKKYQAATGDVTKTVIASTASPYKFPVVAVEAVTGKAGLTDFEALAQLHDISGVAVPPAVDGLETAPVRHKTTVAAADMQVAVEAYLGL, from the coding sequence ATGACATTAGTTTATCAATCAACGCGTGATGCGAATAATAGAGTAACTGCTAGCCAAGCTATTTTGCAAGGTTTGGCGACGGACGGCGGTCTCTTTACCCCAGTTACTTATCCAAAGGTCGATTTGGATTTTAGCACATTAAAAGATGCTTCTTATCAGGAAGTGGCTAAGCTGGTTTTGTCAGCCTTCTTGGATGACTTTACTTCCGAAGAGTTGGACCACTGTATCACCAATGCCTACGACAGTAAATTTGATACTCCAGCTATTACCCCTTTGGTCAAGCTTGATGGTCAATACAACTTGGAACTTTTCCACGGGTCAACTATTGCCTTTAAGGATATGGCCTTGTCTATCTTGCCATACTTTATGACGACGGCCGCTAAAAAGCATGGTTTGGAGAACAAGATTGTCATTTTGACAGCGACATCTGGTGATACTGGGAAAGCGGCTATGGCAGGCTTTGCAGATGTTCCTGGCACTGAGATTATCGTCTTTTATCCAAAGGATGGTGTCAGCAAGGTACAAGAGTTGCAAATGACTACTCAGACTGGTGATAACACTCATGTTATCGCTATAGACGGTAACTTTGACGATGCGCAAACAAATGTGAAGCACATGTTTAACGATGTGGAACTTCGTGAAAAGTTGCTTGCTAATAAGCTACAGTTTTCGTCAGCTAACTCTATGAACATTGGTCGTTTGGTACCACAGGTTGTTTATTATGTCTATGCTTATGCGCAGTTGGTCAAGACTGGTGAGATTGTGGCTGGTGAAAAAGTCAACTTCACAGTACCAACTGGAAACTTCGGTAATATCTTGGCTGCCTTTTATGCGAAACAAATCGGCCTACCAGTCGGCAAATTGATCTGTGCTTCAAATGACAATAATGTCTTGACAGACTTCTTTAAAACACGTGTCTATGACAAGAAACGTGAGTTTAAGGTAACTACTAGCCCATCTATGGATATCCTTGTATCCTCAAACTTGGAGCGCTTGATTTTCCATCTTTTGGGAAATAATGCTGAAAAGACAGCTGAACTTATGAATGCCTTGAACACGCGAGGACAATATGAGTTGACTGATTTTGATGCAGAGATCCTGGACCTCTTTGCAGCTGAGTATGCGACGGAGGAAGAAACGGCAGCAGAAATCAAGCGTGTTTATGAGTCAGATTCTTATATCGAGGACCCTCATACGGCGGTTGCCTCAGCAGTTTATAAAAAATACCAAGCGGCTACTGGCGATGTAACAAAGACCGTGATTGCTTCAACAGCTAGTCCATACAAGTTCCCAGTGGTTGCAGTAGAAGCTGTAACAGGAAAAGCAGGCTTGACTGACTTTGAAGCCTTGGCTCAATTACATGACATTTCAGGAGTGGCAGTGCCACCAGCAGTGGATGGCCTTGAAACGGCTCCAGTTCGTCACAAGACAACAGTGGCAGCGGCTGACATGCAAGTAGCGGTTGAGGCTTATCTAGGACTTTAA
- a CDS encoding MATE family efflux transporter, translating to MFKRNKDILNIALPAMGENFLQMLMGMVDSYLVAHLGLIAISGVSVASNIITIYQAIFIALGAAISSVISKSLGQKDQSKLSYNVTEALKITLFLSALLGALAIFAGQEMIGLLGTEQDVAESGGLYLSLVGGSIVLLGLMTSLGALIRATHNPRLPLYVSFLSNALNILFSSLAIFVLDMGIAGVAWGTILSRLVGLVILWSQLKLPCEKPSFGLDKDLLTLAIPAAGERLMMRAGDVVIIALVVSFGTEAVAGNAVGEVLTQFNYMPAFGVATATVMQVARAVGENDWKRVDEVSKQTFWLSFVLMLALTLSIYALGIPLTHLYTTDPVAVEASVLVTLFSLLGTPMTTGTVIYTAVWQGLGNARLPFYATSIGMWCIRIGTAYLMGIVLGWGLPGIWAGTLLDNGFRWLFLRYRYQSYMSLKG from the coding sequence TTGTTTAAGAGAAATAAAGACATTCTCAACATAGCCTTGCCAGCTATGGGCGAAAACTTTTTGCAGATGCTCATGGGGATGGTGGACAGTTATTTGGTCGCCCACTTGGGCTTGATCGCTATTTCGGGTGTTTCAGTGGCTAGCAATATTATCACGATTTATCAAGCTATTTTTATTGCGCTGGGAGCTGCTATTTCCAGTGTTATTTCAAAAAGTTTGGGGCAGAAAGATCAGTCCAAGTTGTCTTATAACGTGACAGAGGCTCTCAAGATAACCCTATTTCTGAGTGCACTTTTAGGCGCCTTAGCCATCTTTGCTGGGCAAGAGATGATAGGGCTCTTGGGAACTGAGCAGGATGTGGCCGAGAGTGGTGGACTCTACCTTTCTTTAGTGGGTGGTTCGATTGTTCTTTTGGGGTTGATGACCAGTTTAGGGGCTTTGATTCGTGCAACGCATAATCCACGTCTACCCCTCTATGTTAGTTTTTTATCCAATGCCTTGAATATTCTCTTTTCAAGTCTAGCTATTTTTGTTCTTGATATGGGGATAGCTGGTGTTGCATGGGGGACTATTCTGTCTCGCTTGGTTGGTCTTGTGATTTTATGGTCGCAATTAAAACTGCCTTGTGAGAAGCCGTCTTTTGGTCTAGATAAGGATTTGTTGACTTTGGCTATACCAGCAGCTGGAGAGCGCCTTATGATGAGAGCTGGAGATGTCGTTATCATTGCCTTAGTTGTTTCTTTTGGGACGGAGGCAGTAGCTGGAAATGCAGTCGGAGAAGTCTTGACCCAGTTTAACTACATGCCTGCCTTTGGCGTCGCTACGGCAACGGTCATGCAGGTGGCTCGAGCAGTTGGAGAGAATGACTGGAAAAGAGTAGACGAGGTAAGCAAACAAACCTTTTGGCTTTCTTTCGTCCTTATGTTGGCCTTGACACTCAGCATCTATGCCTTGGGAATACCACTGACTCATCTCTATACGACCGATCCTGTAGCGGTTGAGGCCAGTGTCCTCGTGACGCTCTTTTCCCTACTAGGAACTCCTATGACAACAGGGACAGTTATTTATACGGCGGTTTGGCAGGGCTTGGGAAATGCTCGCCTCCCCTTTTATGCTACAAGTATCGGGATGTGGTGTATCCGCATTGGGACAGCCTATCTGATGGGGATTGTTCTTGGTTGGGGCTTACCTGGTATTTGGGCTGGAACGTTGTTGGACAATGGTTTTCGATGGTTATTTCTACGCTACCGTTACCAAAGTTATATGAGCTTGAAAGGATAG
- a CDS encoding HAD family hydrolase — translation MQKTVFIWDLDGTLLDSYEAILSGIEETFGQFSITYDKEKVREFILQYSVQDLLEQVAAERKLDAEVLNQVRAQSLAEKNAQVVLMPGAREVLAWTDEAGILQFVYTHKGDNAFTILRDLGLECYFTEILTNQSGFARKPSPEAAIYLLDKYQLNPENTYYIGDRTLDVEFAQNSGIQSINFLESSYEGNQRIQALADIPYIFEAGE, via the coding sequence ATGCAAAAAACAGTCTTTATTTGGGATTTAGATGGAACCTTATTGGACTCTTACGAAGCGATTTTGTCAGGGATTGAGGAAACCTTTGGTCAGTTTTCTATTACTTATGACAAGGAGAAAGTGAGAGAGTTTATCCTCCAGTATTCGGTGCAGGATTTGCTGGAGCAGGTGGCAGCAGAGCGAAAACTGGATGCGGAAGTGCTCAATCAGGTGCGTGCCCAGAGTCTGGCTGAGAAGAATGCCCAGGTAGTTTTGATGCCAGGTGCGCGTGAAGTGTTGGCTTGGACAGATGAAGCAGGGATTCTGCAGTTTGTTTATACCCATAAAGGAGACAATGCCTTTACCATTCTAAGAGACTTGGGTTTGGAATGTTATTTCACAGAAATTTTAACTAATCAGAGTGGTTTTGCGCGCAAGCCCAGTCCAGAAGCGGCTATATATCTTCTAGACAAGTATCAGCTGAATCCTGAGAACACCTATTATATAGGGGACCGGACTTTGGATGTGGAATTTGCCCAGAATAGCGGAATTCAAAGCATTAACTTTTTAGAGTCGTCTTATGAAGGGAATCAGAGGATTCAAGCATTGGCAGATATTCCCTACATTTTTGAAGCTGGGGAATAA
- a CDS encoding LysM peptidoglycan-binding domain-containing protein, with translation MKKRIILASTVALSFAPALATQAEEIAWTARTVEQIKNDLTKTDNKTSYTVQYGDTLSTIAEALGVDVTVLANLNKITNMDLIFPDTVLTTTVNEAEEVTEVEIQTPQADASEEVTTATADLTTNQVTVDEQTVQVEDLSQPIEGAPTATETAKTAEVAPSSEVSETATVVEETLSTETPVAEETAETTPATETPADTRGTSATEEIAASTATSDTATSTYQAEQSQTPSRTYSAPAAPDYAGLAVAKSENAGLQPQTAAFKEEIANLFGITSFSGYRPGDSGDHGKGLAIDFMVPVSSALGDQIAEYAVQNMASRGINYIIWKQRFYAPYDSKYGPAYTWNLMPDRGSVTENHYDHVHVSMN, from the coding sequence ATGAAGAAAAGAATTATTTTAGCCTCAACAGTAGCCTTGTCTTTTGCGCCAGCATTGGCAACTCAAGCGGAAGAAATTGCATGGACAGCACGTACCGTTGAGCAAATCAAAAACGATTTGACTAAAACGGACAACAAAACAAGCTATACAGTACAGTATGGTGATACTTTGAGCACCATTGCAGAAGCTTTGGGAGTAGACGTGACGGTTCTTGCTAATTTGAACAAAATCACCAATATGGACTTGATTTTCCCAGATACTGTCCTCACTACAACTGTCAATGAGGCAGAAGAAGTAACGGAAGTTGAAATCCAAACTCCTCAAGCAGATGCTAGTGAAGAAGTGACGACTGCGACAGCTGATTTGACGACCAATCAAGTGACAGTCGATGAACAAACAGTTCAAGTAGAAGACCTTTCTCAACCAATTGAGGGAGCTCCAACTGCAACAGAGACTGCAAAAACAGCAGAAGTAGCACCAAGTTCAGAAGTTTCTGAGACAGCGACAGTTGTTGAAGAGACACTATCTACAGAAACACCTGTAGCTGAAGAAACAGCTGAAACGACTCCAGCAACAGAAACGCCTGCTGATACAAGAGGAACAAGTGCAACAGAAGAAATAGCAGCATCAACAGCAACTTCTGACACTGCAACTTCGACTTATCAAGCAGAGCAAAGCCAAACTCCTTCAAGAACTTATTCAGCTCCAGCGGCTCCTGACTATGCAGGACTTGCTGTAGCTAAGTCTGAGAATGCTGGTCTTCAACCACAAACGGCAGCCTTTAAAGAAGAAATCGCCAACTTGTTTGGGATTACATCTTTTAGTGGCTACCGTCCTGGTGACAGTGGGGACCATGGTAAAGGTTTGGCCATCGACTTTATGGTTCCAGTGAGTTCAGCACTCGGAGATCAAATTGCAGAATATGCAGTCCAAAATATGGCTAGCCGTGGTATCAACTATATCATCTGGAAACAACGTTTCTACGCTCCATATGATAGTAAATATGGACCAGCCTACACGTGGAATCTAATGCCAGACCGTGGTAGCGTAACTGAAAACCACTATGACCACGTTCACGTATCTATGAATTAA
- a CDS encoding DUF2262 domain-containing protein encodes MTNRLKTPFEKTRDDFEEEFCGEIVEFLIFTLQNVTGAASLKDGCKMPSVHFNASVNVATQEFSEREGRLEWVLTPEEFEEKRWGFSFEPYKIHHIKCQKRPFMELEPYMSEVANNCYHLLEYLDDQSSDSRLETLIETYQKPVIIQDDIGEFTLNRAYSWFEGFITYEGGKIHAIFAASADESLPPSSFDDLKKFMGTFQVQDTRIKDYIVKELWETAQDWIDSDENDVELTEEYFTNSLSLSELSINEDGELTLYYDDSEEIFAGHAIEVVIDKEGEILRADLVG; translated from the coding sequence ATGACAAATCGATTAAAAACTCCATTTGAGAAAACAAGAGATGATTTTGAAGAGGAATTTTGTGGTGAAATTGTCGAATTCTTGATTTTTACCCTCCAAAACGTAACTGGGGCCGCTTCTTTAAAAGATGGTTGTAAAATGCCGTCCGTTCATTTTAATGCTAGTGTCAATGTTGCAACCCAGGAATTCTCTGAACGTGAGGGACGTTTGGAATGGGTATTGACTCCTGAGGAATTTGAAGAAAAGAGATGGGGCTTTAGTTTTGAACCCTACAAAATTCATCATATCAAATGTCAAAAACGCCCCTTCATGGAGTTAGAGCCATATATGTCAGAAGTAGCTAATAACTGCTACCACTTGCTGGAATACCTAGATGACCAATCCTCAGACTCTAGGTTAGAGACCTTGATTGAAACCTATCAAAAACCGGTCATCATTCAAGACGATATTGGCGAATTCACCTTAAACAGAGCCTATTCTTGGTTTGAAGGATTTATCACTTACGAGGGTGGTAAGATTCATGCTATCTTTGCTGCGAGTGCAGATGAAAGTCTCCCTCCAAGTTCTTTTGATGATCTAAAGAAATTTATGGGAACTTTCCAAGTTCAAGATACTCGGATTAAAGACTATATTGTCAAAGAACTGTGGGAAACAGCTCAAGACTGGATAGATTCAGATGAAAATGATGTGGAGTTAACAGAAGAGTATTTTACCAACTCTCTTTCCTTGAGTGAACTATCGATCAACGAAGACGGGGAATTGACCCTCTACTATGATGATAGCGAGGAAATTTTTGCAGGCCATGCCATCGAAGTTGTCATTGATAAAGAGGGAGAAATCCTTCGAGCAGATTTGGTAGGTTAG